The following coding sequences lie in one Pseudomonas svalbardensis genomic window:
- a CDS encoding hydroxymethylpyrimidine/phosphomethylpyrimidine kinase, whose amino-acid sequence MNIYSSRPVVLCLSGHDPSGGAGLQADIEALLAQGCHAAPAVTALTVQDTVNVTDFRVLDREWVLAQANAVLNDSEVAAVKLGMLGSLEMVDTVVELLSAHPHLPVVCDPVLRAGGGGRLGKDEVGYAMRERLLPLSIIATPNLPEARILAELPEGTADECAAKLLPFVKHLLITGGHGDEHEIHNRLYSRDGHRETLTCQRLPGSYHGSGCTLASALAGRLALGENLTSAVQTALNYTWRTLRDAEQLGKGQFVPRRLPLDFCS is encoded by the coding sequence ATGAATATCTACAGCTCTCGCCCCGTTGTCCTCTGTCTCTCCGGCCACGACCCAAGTGGTGGCGCCGGCTTGCAGGCAGATATCGAAGCCCTGCTCGCTCAGGGTTGTCATGCGGCCCCGGCCGTCACCGCCCTGACTGTGCAAGACACGGTCAACGTCACTGACTTCCGCGTGCTCGACCGTGAGTGGGTGTTGGCCCAGGCCAATGCCGTGCTCAACGACTCCGAAGTCGCGGCGGTGAAACTGGGCATGCTCGGCTCCCTGGAAATGGTCGACACCGTGGTCGAACTGCTGTCGGCGCACCCGCATTTACCGGTGGTCTGCGACCCGGTGCTGCGCGCCGGTGGCGGTGGACGCCTGGGCAAGGACGAAGTCGGATACGCCATGCGCGAGCGCCTGCTGCCTCTGTCGATCATCGCCACCCCTAACCTTCCCGAAGCCCGCATCCTCGCCGAACTGCCCGAAGGCACCGCGGACGAGTGCGCCGCAAAACTCCTGCCATTCGTCAAACACCTGCTGATCACCGGCGGCCATGGCGATGAACACGAAATCCACAATCGCCTGTACAGCCGCGACGGTCACCGCGAAACCCTCACCTGCCAGCGCTTGCCCGGCAGTTATCACGGCTCCGGTTGCACGCTGGCCAGTGCGCTGGCCGGTCGTCTGGCCCTCGGTGAAAATCTCACCAGTGCCGTGCAGACCGCGCTTAACTACACGTGGCGCACCCTGCGTGATGCGGAGCAGTTGGGCAAAGGCCAGTTCGTGCCGCGCCGCCTGCCGCTGGATTTCTGTTCGTAA
- the thiE gene encoding thiamine phosphate synthase translates to MKLRGLYAITDSQLLAGKFLSYVEAALEGGVTLLQYRDKSSDEARRLREAEALRDLCERYKTQLIINDDAELAARLNVGVHLGQTDGPLMPVRALLGRQAIIGSTCHAQLELAEQAAKEGASYVAFGRFFNSNTKPGAPTCSLELLDQARSKLHLPICAIGGITLENAAPLVAHGVDLLAVIHGLFGAESTAEVTRRARAFNALLSI, encoded by the coding sequence ATGAAGCTACGTGGCCTGTACGCCATTACCGATAGCCAGCTACTGGCAGGTAAATTTCTTTCGTACGTGGAGGCGGCGCTGGAAGGCGGCGTCACCCTGCTGCAATACCGCGACAAGAGCAGCGACGAGGCCCGCCGTCTGCGCGAGGCCGAAGCGCTGCGCGATCTGTGTGAACGCTACAAGACCCAGTTGATCATCAACGACGATGCCGAACTCGCTGCACGCCTGAACGTCGGCGTGCACCTGGGACAGACCGACGGCCCGCTGATGCCGGTTCGGGCACTGCTCGGTCGCCAGGCGATCATCGGCTCGACCTGCCACGCGCAACTCGAACTTGCCGAGCAAGCGGCCAAGGAAGGCGCCAGTTACGTCGCTTTCGGTCGTTTCTTCAACTCCAACACCAAACCCGGCGCACCGACTTGCAGCCTCGAATTGCTCGACCAGGCGCGCAGCAAACTGCACCTGCCGATCTGCGCGATTGGCGGCATCACCCTGGAAAACGCCGCGCCACTGGTGGCCCACGGGGTCGATCTATTGGCGGTAATCCATGGCCTGTTTGGCGCCGAGAGCACGGCTGAAGTGACACGCCGCGCCCGCGCATTCAACGCCCTGCTTTCTATTTAA
- the hemL gene encoding glutamate-1-semialdehyde 2,1-aminomutase codes for MSRSETLFANAQKHIPGGVNSPVRAFKSVGGTPLFFKHAEGAYVTDEDNKRYVDYVGSWGPMILGHSHPDVLDAVRKQLEHGLSYGAPTEMETQMADLVCSIVPSMEMVRMVSSGTEATMSAIRLARGFTGRDSIIKFEGCYHGHSDSLLVKAGSGALTQGVPSSAGVPAAFAKHTLTLPFNDIDAVETMLAEVGQDVACIIVEPVAGNMNCVPPAPGFLEGLRTLCDKHGVVLIFDEVMTGFRVALGGAQAHYGVTPDLTTFGKIIGGGMPVGCFGGKREIMSHIAPLGPVYQAGTLSGNPLAMAAGLTTLRLISRPGFHAELTDYTSRLLDGLQQRADAAGIPFVTTQAGGMFGLYFSGADDIVTFDDVMASDAALFGRFFHLMLEGGVYLAPSAFEAGFTSIAHGETELKLTLDAAERAFAALK; via the coding sequence ATGTCTCGTTCCGAAACGCTGTTTGCCAATGCTCAGAAACACATTCCCGGTGGCGTGAACTCGCCTGTTCGCGCATTCAAAAGCGTTGGCGGCACGCCGTTGTTCTTCAAGCACGCGGAAGGCGCCTACGTCACCGACGAAGACAACAAGCGTTATGTGGATTACGTCGGTTCCTGGGGGCCGATGATTCTCGGCCACAGCCACCCCGACGTGCTGGACGCCGTGCGCAAACAGCTTGAGCACGGACTGTCCTACGGCGCGCCGACCGAGATGGAAACCCAGATGGCTGATCTGGTCTGCTCGATCGTGCCATCGATGGAAATGGTGCGCATGGTCAGCTCCGGCACCGAAGCAACCATGAGTGCGATCCGTCTGGCCCGTGGTTTCACCGGCCGCGACAGCATCATCAAGTTCGAAGGCTGCTACCACGGACACTCCGACAGCCTGCTGGTCAAGGCCGGTTCAGGCGCCCTGACCCAAGGCGTGCCGAGCTCAGCCGGTGTGCCGGCGGCCTTTGCCAAACACACCCTGACCCTGCCGTTCAACGACATCGACGCCGTCGAAACCATGCTCGCCGAAGTCGGCCAGGACGTGGCGTGCATCATCGTCGAGCCCGTGGCCGGCAACATGAACTGCGTACCGCCGGCGCCAGGTTTCCTCGAAGGCCTGCGCACCCTGTGCGACAAGCATGGCGTGGTACTGATTTTCGACGAAGTGATGACCGGTTTCCGTGTCGCCCTCGGCGGTGCACAAGCTCACTACGGCGTGACGCCAGACCTGACCACCTTCGGCAAAATCATCGGTGGCGGCATGCCGGTTGGCTGTTTCGGCGGCAAGCGCGAAATCATGTCGCACATCGCGCCACTGGGCCCGGTCTATCAGGCGGGCACCTTGTCGGGTAATCCGCTGGCAATGGCTGCCGGCCTGACGACCCTGCGCCTGATCAGCCGCCCGGGCTTCCACGCAGAGTTGACTGACTACACCAGTCGCCTGCTCGATGGCCTGCAACAACGAGCCGATGCTGCGGGCATTCCGTTCGTGACCACACAGGCCGGCGGCATGTTCGGTCTGTACTTCAGCGGCGCCGACGACATCGTGACCTTCGATGACGTGATGGCCAGCGACGCCGCGCTGTTCGGGCGCTTCTTCCACCTGATGCTCGAAGGCGGCGTGTACCTGGCGCCGAGCGCCTTCGAAGCCGGCTTCACCTCGATCGCCCACGGCGAAACCGAGCTGAAACTGACGCTGGATGCCGCTGAACGTGCATTTGCTGCATTGAAATAA
- a CDS encoding tetratricopeptide repeat protein — protein MNRTGRALALGCLLLLQPLLALAQAGGNSLLIPAMGRCTLNTQPQDLAQALAACQKASDEGDAQAQYELGEFYYDGKNTPRDLKKALGYFEKASLQGHAQAQFKLGYMFFHGEGVPANNVQAYIVLKMAAVNGAEEALDTADEVAEKMPREELEVATQVLGQIFRKYLMELQSADGRTPFSPLP, from the coding sequence ATGAACCGCACCGGCCGCGCCCTTGCATTGGGCTGCCTGTTGCTCCTTCAGCCCCTGCTCGCGCTCGCACAAGCAGGCGGCAACTCGTTGTTAATCCCAGCGATGGGTCGTTGCACCCTCAATACTCAGCCGCAAGACCTGGCACAGGCGCTTGCCGCCTGCCAGAAAGCGTCGGATGAAGGGGATGCGCAAGCGCAATACGAGTTGGGTGAGTTCTACTACGACGGCAAAAATACGCCGCGCGACCTCAAAAAAGCCCTGGGCTACTTCGAAAAGGCCTCGCTGCAAGGCCACGCCCAGGCGCAATTCAAACTCGGCTACATGTTCTTCCACGGCGAAGGCGTACCGGCCAATAACGTCCAGGCTTATATCGTGCTGAAAATGGCTGCGGTCAATGGCGCTGAAGAAGCATTGGACACCGCCGACGAAGTCGCCGAGAAAATGCCCCGCGAAGAACTTGAAGTGGCTACCCAGGTGCTGGGGCAAATCTTTCGCAAGTACCTGATGGAATTGCAAAGCGCCGATGGGCGTACGCCGTTCTCGCCGCTTCCCTGA
- a CDS encoding DUF1820 family protein: protein MTKREAPIYKVIFLNQGQVYEMYAKQIYQSDLWGFLEVEEFVFGERTQVVVDPSEEKLKAQFEGVVRSFVPMHSIVRIDEVERLGTPKISEARGAVGNVMPFPMPMPEK from the coding sequence ATGACCAAACGTGAAGCTCCAATCTACAAGGTGATTTTCCTCAATCAGGGCCAGGTGTACGAAATGTATGCCAAGCAGATCTATCAAAGTGATCTGTGGGGCTTCCTGGAAGTGGAAGAGTTCGTCTTTGGCGAGCGCACGCAAGTGGTCGTCGATCCGAGCGAAGAGAAGCTCAAGGCTCAGTTCGAAGGCGTTGTGCGCAGCTTTGTGCCGATGCATTCGATCGTGCGGATCGACGAAGTCGAGCGCCTCGGTACGCCGAAAATCAGCGAAGCCCGCGGCGCGGTCGGCAATGTCATGCCGTTTCCGATGCCGATGCCTGAGAAGTAA
- the miaB gene encoding tRNA (N6-isopentenyl adenosine(37)-C2)-methylthiotransferase MiaB encodes MAKKLYIETHGCQMNEYDSSRMVDLLGEHQALEVTARAEDADVILLNTCSIRERAQDRVYSQLGRWRELKLANPDMVIAVGGCVASQEGAAIRDRAPYVDVVFGPQTLHRLPEMIDAARATKLPQVDVSFPEIEKFDHLPEPRIDGPSAYVSVMEGCSKYCTFCVVPYTRGEEVSRPFDDVIAEIIHLAENGVREVTLLGQNVNGYRGTTHDGRLADLAELIRVVAAVDGIDRIRYTTSHPLEFSDSLIQAHADVPELVKHLHLPVQSGSDRILSAMKRNHTALEYKSKLRKLRAAVPGICISSDFIVGFPGETEKDFEQTMKLIEDVGFDFSYSFVYSQRPGTPAADLADETPEELKKERLNALQHRLNQQGFEISRQMVGSIQRILVTDYSKKDPGELQGRTENNRIVNFRCDTPTLIGQFADVHIDAAQPHSLRGSLL; translated from the coding sequence ATGGCCAAGAAGCTTTACATCGAAACCCACGGTTGCCAGATGAACGAGTACGACAGCTCGCGCATGGTCGATCTGCTGGGCGAACATCAGGCCCTGGAAGTCACCGCTCGCGCTGAAGATGCCGACGTGATCCTCCTCAATACCTGCTCGATCCGCGAACGCGCCCAGGACCGGGTGTATTCCCAGCTTGGCCGCTGGCGCGAATTGAAACTGGCCAACCCGGACATGGTGATCGCCGTTGGCGGTTGCGTGGCCAGCCAGGAAGGCGCGGCCATCCGCGATCGCGCACCGTACGTGGACGTGGTCTTCGGCCCACAGACCCTGCACCGCCTGCCGGAAATGATCGACGCCGCCCGCGCTACCAAGCTGCCGCAAGTCGACGTCTCGTTTCCGGAAATCGAAAAGTTCGACCACTTGCCCGAGCCGCGCATCGATGGCCCAAGCGCCTACGTATCGGTCATGGAAGGCTGCAGCAAGTACTGCACGTTCTGCGTGGTGCCTTACACCCGCGGCGAAGAAGTCAGCCGCCCCTTCGATGACGTGATCGCCGAGATCATCCACCTGGCTGAAAACGGCGTGCGCGAAGTGACCCTGCTGGGGCAGAACGTCAATGGCTATCGCGGGACCACTCATGACGGTCGTTTGGCTGACCTGGCCGAACTGATCCGCGTCGTCGCCGCCGTCGATGGCATCGACCGCATCCGCTACACCACCTCACACCCGCTGGAATTTTCCGACAGCCTGATCCAGGCCCACGCCGACGTGCCGGAACTGGTCAAACACCTGCACTTGCCGGTGCAATCGGGTTCAGACCGGATCCTTTCGGCGATGAAGCGCAACCACACCGCGCTGGAATACAAATCCAAACTGCGCAAACTGCGTGCTGCCGTGCCGGGGATTTGCATCAGCTCGGACTTCATCGTTGGCTTCCCGGGTGAGACCGAAAAAGACTTCGAACAGACCATGAAGCTGATCGAAGACGTCGGTTTCGACTTCTCCTACTCGTTCGTCTATAGCCAGCGCCCGGGTACTCCGGCTGCCGATCTGGCCGACGAAACGCCGGAAGAGCTGAAAAAAGAACGCCTGAACGCCCTGCAACATCGCCTGAACCAGCAAGGCTTCGAGATCAGCCGACAAATGGTCGGTTCGATCCAGCGGATCCTGGTGACCGATTATTCGAAAAAAGACCCCGGCGAACTGCAAGGCCGGACCGAGAATAACCGTATCGTCAACTTCCGCTGCGACACTCCCACGCTGATTGGCCAGTTTGCCGACGTGCACATCGACGCCGCCCAGCCGCACTCGCTGCGGGGCTCGCTGCTGTAG
- a CDS encoding PhoH family protein, which produces MNAPIEPHRFILEPFEARRFANLCGQFDEHLRLIEQRLTIEIRNRGNQFELIGEPKHTTSAENLLRRLYRETKGTELSPDIVHLFLQESAVEELDNVSPGEPSVALRTKKGMIRPRGLNQLRYVKEILGNDINFGIGPAGTGKTYLAVACAVDALEREQIRRILLVRPAVEAGEKLGFLPGDLSQKIDPYLRPLYDALYEMLGFEHVAKLIERQVIEVAPLAYMRGRTLNNSFIILDESQNTTVEQMKMFLTRIGFGSTAVITGDITQVDLPKGTKSGLHHVIEVLKDVPGISFTHFKPKDVVRHPLVQRIVEAYERFENRVADEAPKDSRRDA; this is translated from the coding sequence TTGAACGCACCCATAGAACCACATCGTTTTATCCTCGAGCCCTTTGAGGCTCGCCGCTTCGCCAATCTGTGCGGGCAATTCGACGAGCATCTGCGCTTGATCGAACAGCGCCTGACCATCGAGATCCGCAACCGCGGAAACCAGTTCGAACTGATCGGTGAACCCAAACACACCACCTCCGCGGAAAACCTCCTGCGCCGCCTGTACCGGGAAACCAAGGGTACTGAGCTGTCGCCGGACATCGTTCACCTGTTCCTGCAGGAATCGGCCGTCGAAGAGTTGGACAACGTCTCCCCCGGCGAACCCTCCGTGGCCCTGCGCACCAAAAAAGGCATGATTCGCCCTCGCGGCTTGAATCAGTTGCGCTACGTGAAGGAAATCCTCGGCAACGACATCAACTTCGGCATCGGCCCGGCCGGTACCGGCAAGACTTATCTGGCCGTTGCCTGCGCAGTAGACGCGCTGGAACGCGAACAGATTCGCCGCATCCTGCTGGTACGTCCGGCGGTTGAAGCGGGCGAAAAGCTCGGCTTCCTGCCCGGTGACTTGTCGCAGAAGATCGACCCGTACCTGCGCCCGCTCTACGACGCGCTCTACGAAATGCTCGGCTTCGAACACGTCGCCAAGCTGATCGAGCGCCAGGTGATCGAAGTTGCGCCGCTGGCCTACATGCGCGGTCGCACCTTGAACAACAGTTTCATCATCCTCGACGAAAGCCAGAACACCACCGTCGAGCAAATGAAGATGTTCCTGACCCGGATCGGCTTCGGCTCTACCGCGGTCATCACCGGTGACATCACCCAGGTCGACCTGCCGAAAGGCACCAAGTCCGGGCTGCACCATGTGATCGAGGTACTTAAAGACGTGCCGGGCATCAGCTTCACCCATTTCAAGCCCAAGGACGTTGTGCGCCATCCACTGGTGCAACGCATCGTCGAAGCCTACGAGCGCTTCGAGAATCGCGTGGCCGATGAAGCCCCGAAGGATAGCCGCCGCGATGCTTGA
- the ybeY gene encoding rRNA maturation RNase YbeY: MLELDLQLATEAPAPSEAEFRQWCELALRQRTADSEMTIRLVDEAEGRELNHTWRQKDYATNVLSFPADVPDEFLDIPLLGDLVICVAVVEREAAEQGKALKAHWAHLVIHGCLHLLGYDHIDDDEAEEMEALERTLLAELGYPDPYADDETDTSPIVTTKDSE, encoded by the coding sequence ATGCTTGAGCTTGATCTGCAACTGGCTACCGAAGCGCCTGCCCCTAGCGAAGCCGAGTTCCGCCAATGGTGCGAACTGGCGCTGCGCCAGCGCACAGCCGACTCCGAAATGACCATCCGTTTGGTCGATGAAGCCGAAGGTCGTGAGCTCAATCACACCTGGCGGCAAAAGGATTACGCCACTAACGTTCTGTCGTTCCCCGCAGACGTTCCCGACGAATTCCTGGATATCCCGCTACTGGGCGATCTGGTGATCTGCGTGGCGGTGGTCGAGCGCGAAGCCGCTGAACAAGGCAAGGCACTCAAGGCCCATTGGGCTCATCTGGTCATTCACGGCTGCTTGCATCTGTTGGGTTACGACCATATAGATGACGATGAAGCCGAAGAAATGGAAGCACTGGAACGAACGTTGCTTGCAGAGTTGGGCTATCCCGACCCGTATGCGGACGACGAAACAGACACATCCCCTATCGTTACAACAAAGGATTCAGAGTAA
- a CDS encoding HlyC/CorC family transporter, translating into MSEDRSSNGQKSWLGKLTQAFAHEPKNRQELLELLRDAHQNKLLDSEALAIVEGAIQVADLQVRDIMVPRSQMISIKATQTPREFLPAVVDSAHSRYPVIGESHDDVMGVLLAKDLLPLILKENGDSFNIKDLLRPATFVPESKRLNVLLREFRANHNHMAIVIDEYGGVAGLVTIEDVLEQIVGDIEDEHDVEEDSYIKPLPSGDFLIKALTPIENFNEFFDSQFSDDEFDTVGGLVMSAFGHLPKRNEITEIGPYRFRILNADSRRIHLLRLTPIAR; encoded by the coding sequence ATGAGCGAAGATCGATCGAGCAACGGGCAAAAGTCATGGCTGGGTAAGCTCACCCAGGCTTTTGCCCACGAGCCGAAGAACCGCCAGGAGCTGCTGGAGCTGCTGCGCGATGCACACCAAAACAAGTTGCTGGACAGCGAAGCGCTGGCCATCGTCGAAGGCGCCATCCAGGTTGCTGACCTGCAAGTACGGGACATCATGGTCCCGCGCTCGCAGATGATCAGCATCAAGGCGACCCAGACACCCCGCGAGTTCCTGCCTGCCGTGGTCGACTCGGCCCACTCCCGCTACCCGGTGATCGGCGAAAGCCACGATGACGTGATGGGCGTGTTGCTGGCCAAGGACTTGCTGCCGTTGATCCTCAAGGAGAACGGTGACAGCTTCAACATCAAGGACCTGCTGCGCCCGGCCACTTTCGTGCCCGAGTCCAAGCGTCTGAATGTGCTGCTGCGCGAGTTCCGCGCCAACCACAACCACATGGCCATCGTCATTGACGAATACGGCGGCGTGGCGGGCCTGGTGACCATCGAAGACGTACTGGAACAAATCGTCGGCGACATCGAAGACGAGCATGACGTCGAAGAAGACAGCTACATCAAGCCGCTGCCCAGCGGTGATTTCCTGATCAAGGCCCTGACGCCGATCGAGAACTTCAACGAGTTCTTCGACAGCCAATTCTCCGATGACGAATTCGACACCGTCGGTGGTCTGGTGATGAGCGCGTTCGGGCACCTGCCAAAACGCAACGAAATCACTGAAATCGGCCCTTATCGCTTCCGCATCCTGAACGCCGACAGCCGTCGGATTCACCTGCTGCGCCTGACACCTATCGCCCGGTAA
- the lnt gene encoding apolipoprotein N-acyltransferase encodes MHRLTRPGWPGNLLAVVAGAITTLALAPFDLWPLALLAVGFFYAGLRELNPRQALGRGWCFGFGLFGAGTSWIYYSIHHFGGASVLLAGFLMLIFTAAIAWFFALPAWIWARWLRRNEAPLADALAFAALWVGQEAFRGWFLTGFPWLYSGYSQLDGPLAGLAPLGGMWLISFTLALTAALIYNALRLVRTGRKGFIAAGVLLLVGPWIAGMALKEHAWTTPAGAPLSVAAIQGNIEQSMKWDPTQLNAQLALYRDMSFSSKPVDLLIWPETAIPVLKESAEGYLNMMGNFAAERKSALITGVPIRQEVHHEKRFFNGITVAGEGDGTYLKQKLVPFGEYVPLQEVLRGLIAFFDLPMSDFARGPADQPMLQAKGYQIAPFICYEVVYPEFAASLAARSDLLLTISNDTWFGTSIGPLQHLQMAQMRALEAGRWMIRATNNGVTGLINPFGQITVQIPQFERGILYGEVVPMHNLTPYLEWRSWPLIIVCMLLFGWALVANRMAKTV; translated from the coding sequence ATGCATCGTCTGACCCGCCCCGGCTGGCCCGGTAACCTGCTGGCCGTGGTGGCCGGTGCAATCACCACTCTGGCCCTGGCGCCGTTCGATCTCTGGCCGTTGGCGTTGCTGGCGGTCGGTTTCTTCTATGCCGGCTTGCGTGAACTGAACCCACGTCAGGCCCTGGGCCGTGGCTGGTGTTTCGGTTTCGGCCTGTTTGGCGCTGGCACCAGTTGGATCTACTACAGCATTCACCACTTCGGCGGCGCTTCGGTGCTGCTGGCCGGCTTCCTGATGCTGATCTTCACGGCGGCGATTGCCTGGTTCTTCGCCCTGCCCGCCTGGATCTGGGCGCGCTGGCTGCGGCGTAACGAAGCACCGCTGGCCGACGCCCTGGCGTTTGCGGCGTTGTGGGTCGGTCAGGAAGCCTTTCGCGGCTGGTTCCTGACCGGTTTCCCCTGGCTTTATTCCGGCTACAGCCAGCTCGACGGCCCGTTGGCCGGGCTCGCACCACTCGGCGGGATGTGGCTGATTTCCTTCACTCTGGCCCTGACGGCAGCGCTGATCTATAACGCTTTGCGTCTGGTACGCACCGGCCGCAAAGGCTTCATCGCCGCGGGTGTGTTGCTGCTGGTCGGCCCTTGGATCGCCGGCATGGCGCTCAAGGAACACGCCTGGACAACCCCGGCGGGAGCTCCGCTGAGTGTCGCGGCGATTCAGGGCAACATCGAACAGAGCATGAAGTGGGACCCGACGCAGCTCAACGCGCAGTTGGCGCTGTACCGCGACATGAGTTTCAGCTCGAAACCGGTCGACTTGCTGATCTGGCCGGAAACGGCCATTCCGGTGCTCAAGGAGTCCGCCGAGGGCTACCTGAACATGATGGGAAACTTCGCCGCAGAGCGTAAGTCCGCGCTGATTACCGGCGTACCGATCCGCCAGGAAGTCCATCACGAGAAGCGCTTCTTCAACGGTATTACCGTGGCGGGTGAAGGCGATGGCACTTACCTCAAGCAGAAACTTGTGCCGTTTGGCGAGTACGTTCCGTTGCAGGAAGTGTTACGGGGGCTGATCGCTTTCTTCGACCTGCCGATGTCGGACTTTGCCCGTGGCCCTGCCGATCAGCCGATGCTGCAAGCCAAGGGCTATCAGATTGCGCCGTTCATCTGCTACGAAGTGGTTTACCCGGAATTCGCCGCCAGCCTCGCGGCGCGTAGCGATTTGCTGCTGACCATCAGCAATGACACCTGGTTCGGCACCTCCATCGGCCCGCTGCAACACTTGCAGATGGCGCAGATGCGCGCGCTTGAGGCCGGTCGCTGGATGATCCGCGCCACCAACAACGGCGTGACCGGTTTGATCAACCCGTTCGGCCAGATCACCGTGCAGATCCCGCAGTTCGAACGCGGCATTCTGTACGGTGAAGTGGTGCCCATGCACAACCTGACGCCTTATCTTGAATGGCGTTCGTGGCCGCTGATCATTGTTTGCATGCTGTTGTTTGGCTGGGCGCTGGTTGCGAACCGGATGGCCAAGACTGTTTAA
- a CDS encoding YdcF family protein — MPFRYFVKQLLLPPGILLLLLVLAWWLRRSRPRLAGLCFALGVGGFWLMSLPVVVQWGAKALEREAPLARDEWATLSQRADAIVVLGSGRERGDLAWGADQPTGVGLERERYAARLAKASGLPILTSGGLHYGTPPTEAKLMADSLRDDFGVTVRWQEGRSRTTWENAQFSAEVLLPEGNKRVVVVTQAWHMPRAVWSFNKAGFEVVPAPVGFLGVDNARPLGGWMPEFKSIWQSGQLLNEAVGQIGYSLFYR, encoded by the coding sequence ATGCCTTTTCGATATTTCGTTAAACAACTCCTGTTGCCGCCCGGCATTCTTTTGCTGCTGTTGGTGCTTGCCTGGTGGTTGCGTCGCTCAAGACCGCGCCTTGCCGGGTTGTGCTTTGCGTTGGGCGTAGGTGGCTTCTGGCTGATGAGCCTGCCGGTGGTGGTGCAGTGGGGCGCCAAGGCGCTGGAGCGTGAAGCGCCGCTGGCTCGCGATGAATGGGCAACGCTGAGTCAGCGCGCCGATGCAATCGTGGTGCTCGGTTCGGGGCGTGAGCGGGGCGATCTTGCATGGGGCGCTGATCAGCCAACGGGCGTGGGCCTGGAACGCGAGCGCTATGCGGCGCGGCTGGCCAAGGCCTCCGGTTTGCCGATTCTGACCAGCGGAGGCCTGCATTACGGCACCCCGCCAACCGAAGCGAAATTGATGGCTGACTCGTTGCGCGATGATTTCGGCGTGACCGTGCGTTGGCAGGAAGGGCGCAGCCGCACGACCTGGGAAAACGCGCAGTTCAGCGCCGAGGTGTTGTTGCCGGAAGGGAACAAGCGCGTGGTCGTCGTGACTCAGGCCTGGCACATGCCGCGAGCGGTCTGGAGTTTCAACAAGGCAGGATTTGAAGTGGTGCCGGCGCCGGTGGGGTTTTTAGGCGTGGACAACGCCCGGCCACTGGGCGGCTGGATGCCGGAATTCAAGTCGATCTGGCAAAGCGGGCAGTTGTTGAATGAGGCGGTGGGGCAGATCGGGTATTCACTGTTTTACCGATGA